ctcatgCAGTTGTGATAACAGTTGTGCAGGTGgtcatgtgtgcacacatgccCACACTCATGCAAATACATGCACACTCATGCAAACACACATGCACGCTAGTGCAAACATGCACGTAGTCGTGCAAACACATGCAACTACACACAGTCATACAAACACTCACACACACTTGCCCGCTCATGCACGCagatgtacaaacacacaaacaccTGCGCGCACCCGCGGGCCCGCCAACAAGCGCGCACACACCTACGTGTGCACCGTCACacgtgtgcacacgcgtgtgctgccgccgcccggcctcagcccgctccccccggcgccagggcaggaAGATGGCCTCCTGCAGCGACAACGTGACGGACGCGCGGGGCGAGGGGGACCCTGCCCGGGTGGTGACGGCCTACGTCTGTCAGTCCATCCTGGTGCCCCCCGACGTCATGGGCTACAAGATGGCCGTGTCCTCGCAGCCCGTCAGCCTGGCCGACCGCCTCGTGGGTGAGCTCCCCAAACCTCTCCGAGCTCCCCAAACCCGCAGCAAACCCCCCCCAGCTCCGTGATTTGACCTCACCGTCCCCTCCTGTGGGACACCCCATTGCCACTGGGCCACCCCATTGCCACTGGGCCGCCCCGCTCTCGCCGCAGGTGTCACGGCCAGCTCCACGCTGGACGGCATCACCTCCCCCCCCGAGCACTTCCCCCCCGGCCACCCCGACCTGCCCGACATCGTCTTCTTCTACAGGTGAGAGTGgctggcccggggaggggggggacacagacaaaCACCCCGCTGTCCGCCCCCCCCACgctgacaccccccaccccgtgtccccctcGCCAGGTCCAACGACGTGACGCAGCCCTGCAGCGGGGGACGGGCCACCGCCATCCGCCTGCGCTGCGACCCGCTGCGCCCCGGCGCCGGCACCCTGGCCGTGCCCAGGTAGGTGGGGgacggtgctggggggggggcttttggggggaaCATCctcatcccccccaaaaaatgtagCACCCCCACCTCCTTGCGCACCCCAGCTGGCAGGGCGCGGGGTGCGTCCCCTTGGGTGCTTTGCTTTGGGGACCACGGTGTGCCGCGTTGTCACCACCAGCcattccccaccccaccccttttttcttcctgcccCCCCATCTTCTCCCACCCTCCAGCAAATGCCCCGAGGGCACCTGCGACGGCTGCACCTTCCACTTCCTCTGGGTGACGGGCGAGGGTTGTCCCCGCTGCTCCGCCGGCCACTATCGCCCCATCGTCGGCGCCTGCCTCGGCGGCGTCCAGGTACGACCGTGACACCACGGGGATGGGCTGGGACTGGGGGGTCACCCACCTCACTGACACCCCCCCATATCCTCCCTACCCCCCCCAGAGAACCACCTACGTCTGGCGGGAGCCCCGGCTGTGCCGCGGGGGGCAGAGTTTGCCGGCGCAGAAGGTGAGGGGCTGTAGGAGTGTGGATTTTTGGCTGAAGGTGGGGATCTCCGCCGGCACCTGCGCCGCTGTCCTGCTCGCCGCCCTCGCTGCCTACTTCTGGAAAAAGAACCAAAAGTGTGTGGTGACATCGGGATTTTGGGGGGACGGAGGGACGAGCATTGTCACAGTGGGGGGGTTGATGTCACCGTTCTCTGTCCCCAGGCTGGAATATAAATACTCCAAACTGGTGATGAACGCGGCGGCCAAGGAGAGCGAGCTGCCGGCGCCGGACAGCTGCGCCATCATGGAGGGGGAGGACGCCGAGGATGACCTGGTTTTTGCCACCAAGAAGTCGCTTTTTGGCAAAATTAAGTCCCTCACGTCTAAGGTAAAGCAGGGGGGGTGGAAGGGGGGCGCAGGAGTGCACAACCCCGGAGCAGACACCAGAGAAGCCACAGCGGTGGTTTGGGGCTGCTCCCGTGCCTCAGTGTCCCCACGCCGAGGGGGGGTCCGGGGGTGCTCACTGACGCCGGGGCTCACCGCAGAGGACGCCGGATGGTTTCGACTCCGTCCCGCTGAAGACGTCGTCCGGCAGCGCCGCCATGGAGCtgtgacggggcggggggggcccccgtgcccacccccccacccccccaacgtGGCCTTAGGGACCCGCTTCGGACTGGAGCTTCGTTACGGCTTTTGtacgtgtgtcccccccccatctccgtgtcccccccctcagCCAAGCACCGAAAAATGCCAAATACAGGTGTGGGGTTTGTACGACGgctctgcgtgtgtgtgtgtccccctcccgcgccccccgGGACACACGCATGGTGTGCACGTACAGGGGTGGCACACGCGTGTCGGGGTGCTCGTGTGTGGGGTAGCGTGGGGatgtgtgtacacgtgtgtgttCACACGCGGGGgggtgtgcacacgcgtgtgtgagCTCTGGCCGCGGCACGGCTGCCTCCTGCGCGGCTGTCACAGGTCGGGGGGCTGAGGGGAGTGCCCGGTGGACCGGGGCTGTGCCGGGTGTGCCAGGCCATGCCGTGCCAGGCCACACCGggccgtgctgtgccatgccatACCAGGCCATGCCAGCCCATGGCAGGCCATGCTGTGCCATCTCAGGCCACACTGGGCCATGCCAggctgtgccgtgccatgccaggCCACTCCGGGCCATGCTGTGCCGTGCTAGGCTgtgctgtgccaggctgtgccgtgccatgccaggCCAcaccatgccatgccatgccaggCTGCACTGGGCCATGCTGTGTCGTGCCAGGCTGTGCCGTGCCATACCAGGCCACAGCAGGCCATGCTGTGTCATTCCATGCCATGCCAGGCCACACCGTGCCATGCTGTGCTATCTCAGGCCACACCGggccatgctgtgccatgccatgccagcGCACGCCAGGCCATGCTGTGCCATCTCAGGTCACACAGGGCCATGCCGTGCCAGGCCATGCTGTGCCGTCCCGGGCCACACCACgccatgccatgccgtgccaggccgtgctgtgccgtgccagGCCGTGCTGTTCCACGGCCTGCACCAGCCCCGCACCcgcctctccctgcccaggctcaCTAGCCCACCTGCACAAATTGACCAAATTGAGCAGTTCTGCCCCAAAGCAGGTGCCTGATGCTGGGAGCTCCCGGCATGGTGTTTCCCACCACCACGGTGGCAGGTGGGTGACTGTGTGCCCCCCCAAGCGTGGGGCATCCTGGGGTCCCCTGGGGTCTTGCTCCCAAAGCCCTTCGGTCCCACAGAGCCCTGCGTCCCCTGGaacgggggaggggggggctggtgCCAGCCCTCTCTGACCCCCTCCAGCCCCCTTCGACCTTTTTACACACTTTCCCACATTTTCCAGGCAGTGCCGGGGGACCCGCGTGTCCTGGCAGCACAATAAACCGGTCTGACTCCCACCTGACCCCTCCATCtcggggggtgggggcacccaggACCCCTCCAGGAGCCCCCCAGGGATCAGATGGTGGGGGACGACGAACGTTGTGGTGCCGTAGGGTGTCACGGGGAGCCGTGTTTGTGCCGGGGAGGGGGTACTCGTGGGGACACCAGGTGCTGGCGGGAGAGGGGGGGGGCCAGGATGGGGGTACCTAGAGGCCACCAGAACACCCGGGTGTGGCTGGAGGGACACCTGGGGGTGCTCAGGGACGCCCGAGCAGACACCCACAGTCCACGGGGACCCCGGGGGACGCCGAGGGGTGCTTGGACCCGCCCGCTGCACCGCCGCTCCACCAGGGGGCgctgctccccgccgccccccccccccccagcgccccctggcgggcagcggcggcgctGCTCGCGCAAGGCCGGGTCTCTGCGCATGCGCCGCCCCCTGCCCCGCGCATGCGCGCTGaggcgcggcggccggcggggctgaGCGGAGCCGCCGGAGCAGCCATCATGGTGCTGGACCTGGACCTGTTCCGCGCCGACAAGGGCGGCGACCCCGCCATGGTGCGGGACATGCAGCGCAAACGCTTCAAGGATCCGGCGCTGGTGGACGCGCTGGTGCGGGCCGACAGCGCCTGGCGGAGTTGTACGTggggcggaggggccgggccgggccgggggctggcagccctggggctgcggGAGGGGCTCAGGGGACCTGAGGGGACCTggcatccccccccgcccccccccccggggctgggggttCCCAGGAGGGCCTGTGACACCCCCCCAGAGGGGACGTTCTGTCCCAGGCTGGGCATGTCCGCACTTACATGCCCCCGGGGTGGGTGACCtctctcagcccccccagcctggtgatcccccccccccccctcatctcccctcctcccccccagggctgggaacCTGTCCGCAGActgacccccccagaccccctcacCAAGGTGGGGTGACCTTCAGGGGATctctcccacccccctccccagccccggggcgtCTCCTCGGTGGATCTTTCCCCTCTGGGACTGGGGGATCCTGTGGGTGGATCCCTGAGGGGGCGGGCACCTGTCCCTGGCTGGATCCCCCTCACCCCCTTCCCTAGGGCTAGGGAGAGGTTTTCGCTGTGGATCTCTCCTTCCCTTCACCCAGACCTGGGGGCAGATCCCTGGTCCCGGTTCCCCATGGCCTGCGCGTGGGTCTCCACCGGTGATCCGCAGGGATCTGCTCCCCGCGCTGCCGCGGGGTCCGGCCGGGCGAGGCGGGGGATCCCCCGCGGTGCCACCCCCGTCACGTTGGCGTAAACCCGTGCCCGGGCAGTTCGAGGGCAGCAGGAACAAAGGCCCCGTCACCCCCCGGCCTGGGTGGGAGGTCGGGCAGCAGAAGCTGCCGTTCAGCCCCAATTTGGGTGCCCGGGCGTGGAGGAGGGTGTGgtgggaggcgggggggggggtgccccaGAAAGCCGCAGTTCCCAGGGCGCCGCGGTCCCCCTCGCCACCGCCGCGGGATGAAAGCAGCAGCTTTAAACACTCTTTTAATCCCGTTGCCTTGATGTGAATGAGCCCGGCCCTGCTTAATCACGCCCGGCGCGTCCCCTGGCTCCGGCCGTGCCCTCATCGCCGCCTTAATTTTATCCGAAGACCTTTCATCCTGCAGGACCAGCCGGCTTTCCAGGCCGGCGGTGGGGGCTGcgccgcggccccctccccgcaggGCTCTGGCCCATCCCAGCGGCGGTGGGTGCTGCGGAGGGGTGCGCTGGCGCGGAACCGCAAGGCGCAGGGCTGGCAGGACGCGCGGGCGAGCAGCCGGCTGATGCAATCCGGCGCCTGCCGGTGCCGTGGGGTCCGTGGGAGGCTGCCAGGGTCGTGTTTGCCGTTCCCTGTTCCCTGGCTCTTAACCCTTCGTGTTTCCTGACTCAGGATCACCCCCGGGGGTCTGATCCTGCCTGCAGATGGGGGTGTCGCCCAGTTGAGGTGACACATCCCTGGCGCTGGTGTGTCTCTGATTTAGGCTGTCCTGCCAGGCTGTGTCCTGGGCTCTGCCCTTTCCAACCTTGGTGTCACCAAGGGCCACCTCCCCGGTCCCCTCACCAAACAGCCCCAATCTCATCTCGCTGAGCTCTGCATCCGCTCAGccctcagcagccccagcccagcgtGGGGGTCCTGGTGGGGCCATGGCCCAGTGCAGCATCACTTGGGGTGTTTTCAAACGACCCCCCTGCGTGGGAGCCCTCTGCTCCCCGCATCCCTGCCCCACATTATGGCTGGCCCCACACGGCGCTCTCACACCACCAAACCCTCCCCTGTCCTCccgagacctcctggccctctccagctccctgccaggagggtgcagagaggggggatgagtctctggagccaaggagccagcgccaggccccgagggaatggcctcaagctgcccagggcagggtcaggctggctctgaggaaggatttctgtgcagaaggggctgttgggcgttggaatgggctgcccagggcagggggggagtcgccgggatccctggaggggttgaagagtcgggctgagccagcgctgagggatctgggggagttgggaacggtcagggtgaggttcatgttGGACTGGTGGATCTTTTTTCCaaccttggtgattctgtgaaacgCCCGGGGTCGGTGGCCCTAGGCATCCCTGGAGCTCCCAGCCCCTATTCCCACTCCTGCCTGAGGCTTCGCGGCCCCTCTCAGTGCCGGGTGGGGatcccagccccgctccccctcACGCAACTGGCTGACTGCTCCCTCCTCTCTACTTTCTAGGTAGGTTTCGTGCCGATAACTTGAATAAGCTGAAGAACCTGTGCAGCAAAACCATTGGAGACAAGATGAAGGTGAGGCATGAAGGCAGGCGGTGCTGGCAGCGATTCACTGGTGGGACGTTACTAACTGGTGGCATCTCCCCCAGGTCTCTGCTCTCCAGGCCCCTCCCTCACATCATCGAGGAATATTTTTACCCTGGAGCTTTACTCTTTAAccctgctgggatttctttttccttcctccacaGAAAAAAGAGCCAGTGGGGACGGATGAGTCCATACCAGAGAGCGCACAGAACCTCGACGAGCTCACGATCGATGTCCTTGGGGTGAGTCTGACCCCCTCtcccctcactgtgctgctgggcCACCCAGTTCATCCAGAGCTTCGCCTGTAACTGCCCAAGTGGGCGGTGTGAGGTGCCCAAAGCCCCAGCACCAAGCGAGGGGGCACTGCCTGAACCCCCTGCCAGGAGGATCCTTGTTTCCCCCTGTCCCGCACAGCAGTGACCAGCTCTTGCTCAGTGTCCTTCATCTGAAGGCCGTTTCAGCCTTGGCCCATGGCAGCTCGCTAGCCCAGGGCTTGTTCTCTGCTTCCCTGGGAGATTTGAGCAGCCTCAGCCATTATGTGTCCTCTGCAAGTCCCTCCCTGCCCGATCCCCTTCCCGGTTCGTTAACTGCGATGTTTAATGAGCGTGGCGCTGGCCGGCTTTTGCTGCCACGGGAGCTGACTgctcccccccatccctgccgggCGCTGTGTGATGCCGTGAGCCTGACTTATGTCGGTCCTTTGTCCCTTTGGGCTCTTGTTTGATGTGTTCAGTCCACGGGTTGGCTCCAGAAGCCGTGTTGGTCCGTGATTAACGGCCCTTGGCTGCCAGCCCCCTCTCCCTGGCGGTTTCTTCCCCACCTGACCTGGGTCCCTGCTCAGGCTCTTCAGGTGTCCCAAATCAAGAAAGTCCGTCTCCTCATCGACGAAGCCATCCTCAAGTGTGATGCCGAGCGCGTGAGGCTGGAGGCGGAACGTTTCGAGAGCCTGCGGGAGATCGGGAACCTCCTCCACCCCTCGGTGCCCATCAGCAATGACGAGGTAGGGACAAGAGTGAGCCCGGGGCCGGCTGCGACGGTTCATCAAAGCCAGACAACTGCCGGCAGGCGGGGGGCTCGCTGTGGGGAGGTCCCCCAAGCCGAGATCAGCGGGCGGGCGGTGAATGAAATCTGCATGACAAGACAGCGTTTCCTGCTGGGAGCAGACAAAGAGCAACTCAGACAACACTGGACATGGCCATTGTTGGGGGAATACATGGGAAACTCGCTTCCAGCCGGGGGGCTGGGATCTCCCTCCGCTGCTTTCATTCATCCAGCAGGAATATTTTGCTGGGGGAACACAATTGGGCTGGGCCGGCTGCCAAGTGGCCGCATAATAAGCGACTGGCCGAGATTAGGACTTGGGGTTCTAAGCTCTGGAGTGTGAGATCCCAAACTGGGCCCATTGAGATGGAGAAACTGGTGTGGCTGCCACCCTGGGGAGCTGAGGTGACAAGTaccctttcctcttctctcccgTCTTTGTGCAGGATGTGGACAACAAAGTGGAGCGGGTGTGGGGTGACTGCAGCTGCAGGAAGAAATATTCCCACGTGGACCTGGTGGTGATGGTGGATGGTTACGAGGGGGAGAAGGGGGCCATCGTCGCAGGCAGCCGGGGCTACTTCCTTAAGGTACGAGCCCAGACCCCGTGGGGGCACGGAAATGATCGGAGCCAGAGGGAGAGCTGAGGGCAACGAAGAGGAGACGGGGGTCGTGGCTTCTCCCTCCCCAGACTGAGCTCACTGCAGTGACAGGAGCCTCTGTTCATCGCGTGGGATGGACGTTGGCCTCGCTGGTGCTGCCACCACGGCCTGGGCAGCCTTGGGGTCCACTCCAGCATCCCCGCCGCGGTGGGAGGGTGATGCTGAGCAAGAAGGGATGAcacaggggggtggggggctgtgtgtgtgacAGGCGGTGGCTTCTCTTGTCCCCCAGGGTCCTCTGGTGTTTCTGGAGCAGGCCCTTATCCAGTACGCCCTGCAGAGCCTCCGCGCCAAGGGCTACACTCCGGTCTACACCCCCTTTTTCATGCGGAAGGAGGTGATGCAGGAGGTGGCCCAGCTCAGCCAGTTCGACGAGGAGCTCTACAAGGTGAGCAGCTCGGTGCCCGCCCGCCGGCTCTCCGTGTCTCAGCACCTGGCATCCGCCGGCCCCCTCCGGGCACCGACTTCCAACCGAGCCGCCGCCACGCAGCTCCCACCACGGCGAGGGAGCCGGCTCGGATCCCCTCTGCCCCGGCGAGGCTCCGGCCGCCTCCTGCTCCCTATCTCCCTATCTCCCGAGTCCATCTTCACGGCTGACGCCGTTGTCATGGCGATGCGGTGACAGGGAGGTGGCTTGTCCCCAGCCTCGCTGGCGGGAGGCCATCGGGGCCTTTGAAAGAGGCCAAACAAGCAGCAAACGGCAGCTGCTCCCTTTCCTGAGCCGTGCTGTCCCCGCGCCGAGCACCGGCCCCGGAAAGCCCCGCTGCCTGTCGGcgtgcaggcagggagagcagctgcCTGCGCATCTGCCGGGGAGCCTCTGTCCCCGGAGGTGCGGGAGCAGCTGCGGAAAGGGGGACGGTGGCTCTTGTGTCCCCTTCAGGTGATCGGCAAAGGCAGCGAGAAGGCCGACGACAGCTCCATCGATGAGAAATACCTGATCGCCACCTCGGAGCAGCCCATCGCCGCCCTGCACCGGGACGAGTGGCTGAAACCGGAGGATTTGCCCATCAAGTACGCGGGGCTCTCCACCTGCTTCCGGCAGGAGGTGGGCTCGCACGGCCGCGACACCCGCGGCATCTTCCGCGTGCACCAGTTCGAGAAGGTGAGAGGAGCGGGGTGACATTCCCCCCACCCCGCGCTGGGAATTTAGGGGTTGCCTCTGAGGCGGGTGCCAAGGCGGCGGAATCGTTTCTTTTGACAGATCGAGCAGTTCGTCTACGCCTCGCCCCACGACAACAAGTCCTGGGAGATGTTTGAGGAGATGATAGCCACGGCGGAGGATTTCTACCAGTCCCTGGGCATCCCCTACCACATCGTCAACATCGTGTCGGGTAGGGGCAGGGGCTTCCTCACCGGGGCCATCTCTCTGTGCTGTGCTGGCCCAGGAGGAGACCGGCCACCTCTGCCAGCGCCTCGGGTGTCACCGTGGCCCTGACCCACTTCCCAGCTCAGTTTTCTTTGTCCCCGAATTGCCTTCCCCTGGTGTCTGTCCCCAGAGTGGCGAGGGGGAGGAGGTGCCTCAGCTGGGAAGGAAACGTTTGCGTTCCTGCAGGGATTCTCTGCTGTGCTCTGGGTCCGCCATGCTGGGACTGTCCCCTCTGTCCCTTTAGAGGGACACTTTGAGTGTCCCAGCTCCTCTGGGAAAGTCCTCCCAGG
This window of the Athene noctua chromosome 23, bAthNoc1.hap1.1, whole genome shotgun sequence genome carries:
- the SARS1 gene encoding serine--tRNA ligase, cytoplasmic, with amino-acid sequence MVLDLDLFRADKGGDPAMVRDMQRKRFKDPALVDALVRADSAWRSCRFRADNLNKLKNLCSKTIGDKMKKKEPVGTDESIPESAQNLDELTIDVLGALQVSQIKKVRLLIDEAILKCDAERVRLEAERFESLREIGNLLHPSVPISNDEDVDNKVERVWGDCSCRKKYSHVDLVVMVDGYEGEKGAIVAGSRGYFLKGPLVFLEQALIQYALQSLRAKGYTPVYTPFFMRKEVMQEVAQLSQFDEELYKVIGKGSEKADDSSIDEKYLIATSEQPIAALHRDEWLKPEDLPIKYAGLSTCFRQEVGSHGRDTRGIFRVHQFEKIEQFVYASPHDNKSWEMFEEMIATAEDFYQSLGIPYHIVNIVSGSLNHAASKKLDLEAWFPGSGAFRELVSCSNCTDYQARRLRIRYGQTKKMMDKVEFVHMLNATMCATTRTICAILENYQTEEGVCVPEKLRAFMPPDLRELIPFVRPAPIEQELSKKQKKQQEGGKKKPGGGSERVLEEQMQNMGVNSA